From a single Arachis hypogaea cultivar Tifrunner chromosome 3, arahy.Tifrunner.gnm2.J5K5, whole genome shotgun sequence genomic region:
- the LOC112791511 gene encoding receptor-like protein kinase HSL1 — translation MLHLLVCMLCILLSPVTCLNQEGLYLQQFKLTLDDPDNRLADWNPRHATPCNWFGVLCDPPTNTTVTSLSLPDTNIAGPFSAHILCRLPNLSSINLFNNSINATLPLDISLCSNLQHLDLSQNLLTGTLPHTLPHLPNLRYLDLTGNNFSGPIPDSFGSFQKLEVISLVYNLLEGTIPPSLGNLTTLKMLNLSYNPFYPGRIPDSLGNLTNLEVLWLTQCNLVGTIPDSLGNLKNLRDLDLALNDLYGSIPTSLTRLTHLTQIELYNNSLSGDLPRGWRNLTALRLLDASMNHLTGTIPEELCALPLESLNLYENRFEGQLPPSIANSPNLYELRIFGNRLTGRLPENLGRHSPLRWLDVSSNQFLGPIPSTLCDHGELEELLVIYNLFSGEIPASLGTCQSLTRVRLGNNRFSGEVPAGMWGLPHVYLLELAENSFSGPIAKTIAGAGNLSLLFLSKNKFEGVIPDEVGWLDNLVEFSGNDNMFSGSIPETVVNLGQLGTLDLHNNKLSGELPKGLHSLKKLSVLNLANNGIGGKIPDEIGSLSVLNSLDLSKNQFSGMVPHGLQNLKLNILNLSYNRLSGELPPLLAKDVYVDSFLGNPGLCGDLKGLCSGRGQAKSLGYVWLLRTIFIVATLVFFVGVVWFYLKYKTFKDARRSIDKSRWTLMSFHKLGFGEDEILNCLDEDNVIGSGSSGRVYKVVLSSGEAVAVKKIWGGAGKGGESGDVEKGGGGRVQDEAFDAEVETLGKIRHKNIVKLWCCCTTRDCKLLVYEYMPNGSLGDLLHSSKGGLLDWPTRYKIAVDAAEGLSYLHHDCVPPIVHRDVKSSNILLDGDYGARVADFGVAKAVETGGKGGTKSMSVIAGSCGYIAPEYAYTLRVNEKSDIYSFGVVILELVTGRRPVDPEFGEKDLVKWVCTTLDQKGVDHLIDSRLDSCFKDEISKVFNIGLMCTSPLPINRPSMRRVVKMLQEVATEKQVKPAKKDGKLTPYYYDDASDHGSVA, via the exons ATGCTTCATCTGCTTGTGTGCATGCTCTGCATTCTCCTCTCCCCAGTGACCTGCCTCAACCAAGAAGGCCTCTACCTCCAACAATTCAAGCTAACCCTCGACGACCCCGACAATCGCCTCGCCGACTGGAACCCCCGCCATGCCACCCCTTGCAACTGGTTTGGCGTCCTCTGCGACCCCCCTACCAACACCACCGTCACTTCCCTCTCCCTCCCCGACACTAACATCGCCGGTCCATTCTCCGCCCATATCCTCTGCCGCCTCCCCAACCTCTCCTCCATCAACCTCTTCAACAACTCCATCAACGCCACCCTCCCCCTCGACATCTCCCTCTGCTCCAACCTCCAACACCTCGACCTCTCCCAGAACCTTCTCACCGGCACGCTCCCCCACACTCTCCCTCACCTCCCCAACCTCCGCTACCTCGACCTCACCGGCAACAACTTCTCCGGTCCCATTCCGGACTCCTTCGGGTCCTTCCAGAAACTCGAGGTCATCTCCCTCGTTTACAACCTTCTAGAAGGCACCATCCCTCCCTCATTGGGGAACCTAACCACCCTCAAAATGCTCAACCTCTCTTACAACCCCTTCTACCCGGGTCGGATCCCGGACTCGCTCGGCAACCTTACCAACCTCGAGGTTCTCTGGCTCACACAGTGCAACCTCGTTGGCACCATTCCAGACTCGCTTGGCAACTTGAAGAACCTCAGGGACTTGGACCTTGCGCTCAACGATTTGTACGGTTCCATCCCCACTTCCCTCACTCGTTTGACTCATTTGACTCAGATTGAGTTGTACAACAACTCGCTCTCCGGGGACCTGCCTCGTGGCTGGAGAAACCTCACCGCCCTACGCCTTCTCGACGCCTCCATGAACCACTTGACGGGGACCATACCGGAGGAGCTCTGCGCGTTGCCCTTGGAGAGTCTCAACCTCTACGAGAACCGCTTTGAGGGCCAGCTGCCGCCGAGCATTGCCAATTCGCCCAACCTCTACGAGCTCAGGATCTTCGGGAACCGTCTCACCGGAAGGTTGCCGGAGAATCTGGGGCGCCATTCTCCTCTCAGGTGGCTCGACGTCTCCAGCAACCAGTTCTTGGGGCCGATTCCGTCCACGCTGTGCGATCACGGGGAACTGGAGGAGCTTCTTGTGATATATAATTTGTTTTCCGGCGAGATTCCGGCGAGTCTGGGAACGTGCCAGAGCCTGACGCGGGTGAGGCTGGGGAACAACCGGTTCTCCGGCGAGGTGCCGGCGGGGATGTGGGGTCTCCCCCACGTGTACCTTCTTGAACTCGCGGAGAATTCGTTCTCCGGCCCCATTGCGAAGACCATTGCCGGTGCCGGGAACCTTTCGCTGCTATTTCTCTCGAAGAATAAGTTCGAGGGAGTGATCCCCGACGAGGTTGGGTGGTTGGACAATCTCGTGGAATTTTCTGGCAACGATAACATGTTCAGCGGTTCGATCCCAGAGACTGTTGTGAATCTCGGGCAGCTTGGGACCCTTGATCTTCACAACAACAAACTATCCGGGGAGCTTCCAAAAGGGCTTCATTCTTTGAAAAAGCTGAGCGTTTTGAATTTGGCCAACAATGGCATTGGTGGGAAGATTCCAGATGAGATTGGTAGCTTGtcagttttgaattctcttgatcTCTCCAAGAACCAGTTCTCCGGGATGGTCCCTCACGGATTGCAGAATTTGAAGCTGAACATTCTGAATTTGTCTTACAATCGTCTCTCCGGGGAGCTCCCTCCTCTGTTGGCTAAGGACGTGTATGTGGATAGCTTTCTGGGGAACCCCGGTTTGTGTGGGGATTTGAAGGGTCTCTGCAGTGGAAGAGGCCAAGCCAAGAGTTTGGGCTATGTTTGGCTTCTCAGGACTATCTTCATTGTCGCCACTTTGGTGTTCTTTGTGGGTGTGGTGTGGTTCTACCTCAAGTATAAGACTTTCAAGGATGCCAGAAGGTCCATTGATAAATCGAGGTGGACCTTGATGTCGTTTCATAAGCTGGGTTTTGGTGAAGATGAGAtcttgaattgccttgatgaggATAATGTGATTGGAAGTGGGTCATCCGGGAGAGTCTACAAGGTGGTGCTTAGCAGCGGGGAAGCGGTTGCGGTGAAGAAGATATGGGGAGGGGCAGGGAAGGGTGGAGAGAGTGGAGATGTGGAAAAAGGTGGTGGTGGACGGGTGCAGGACGAAGCTTTTGATGCGGAGGTTGAGACTTTGGGCAAGATCAGGCACAAGAACATTGTTAAGCTGTGGTGTTGCTGCACAACCAGGGATTGCAAGCTACTGGTTTATGAGTACATGCCCAATGGTAGTCTTGGTGATTTGTTGCATAGCAGCAAAGGTGGGTTGTTGGATTGGCCAACCAGGTATAAGATTGCCGTTGACGCTGCTGAAGGCCTCTCTTATCTGCATCATGATTGTGTTCCACCAATTGTTCATAGAGATGTGAAATCCAGCAATATCTTGTTGGATGGGGACTATGGTGCCAGGGTGGCGGATTTTGGAGTGGCCAAGGCCGTCGAAACTGGAGGGAAAGGAGGAACCAAATCCATGTCTGTCATAGCTGGGTCTTGTGGGTACATTGCGCCAG AATATGCATACACTCTCAGAGTGAACGAGAAAAGCGACATATACAGTTTTGGTGTCGTGATACTTGAGTTGGTTACTGGGAGGCGTCCGGTGGATCCTGAATTCGGAGAGAAGGACTTGGTGAAGTGGGTGTGCACCACCCTGGATCAGAAAGGGGTGGACCATTTAATTGACTCGAGGCTTGATTCTTGTTTCAAAGACGAAATTTCCAAGGTTTTCAACATTGGCCTCATGTGCACCAGCCCTCTTCCGATCAACCGGCCCTCCATGAGAAGGGTGGTGAAGATGTTGCAAGAGGTGGCAACAGAGAAACAAGTGAAGCCTGCCAAGAAAGATGGCAAGTTAACTCCTTATTACTATGATGATGCCTCGGATCACGGAAGTGTTGCTTGA